GAGTTATTCAGGAGGCTGATCAGCATCCTGTTTATTTACCTACCATGTTCCTCGTTAAATTGTCCCTGAGCATATTCTGCTTGTTTCCAGGCTGTGCTGGCGATAGAGTACAAAAAAGagccagaggaggaagaaaaaccagcttcacctcctccagctccagaaCCAGAAGCAGAACAAGAACCCGAGCCGGAACCTGAACCTGTCATAGAGGAACCACCAGCACCTGAACCAGATTTGCTGGTAACATTCTTTGCTATAGCAATCAGTCATTGGTAATACGTTTCTTGTTTCCCGCCACACTAACACTGTTTTTGCTTATCAGGGTCTGAATGAACCTAGCCCTGCTGCGActgcaatagaagagcagaacGCCTTGGCGCTGGCAATCGTCCCGATAGGTAAATTTCTTGTGAATGAAAATTTGTCACACCACTTGAAGTTGGTTAACTGAGAGGCATGCCGTTCACTCTGGTTTATTGTGGCAGATGATGTTCCTAAAGCCGCTCCTACCTTTGAAAACGGAGTGACAGGCTGGGAACTGGCCCTTGTCACCGCGCCAAGTTCAAATGAAACCGCCGTTGCCTCAAGCAAAAAATTGGTAGGCTGCTGAACCGCTCAACATTTTCCAGACAGCAATTGGTTTGTTGCTCATCATTGTTTGCTCAATATTCtcacccaaaaaaaaacttgaattTTGGTGCAGGCCGGTGGTCTGGACTTGCTGACACTCGACAGCCTGTACGACGACGCGAACCGGAGAGCGAgccagccggcggcgagctACAACCCCTGGGACGCCACCCCGGCGGCCCCCGCCCCGATGCTGCAGACGATGGCGCCGGCGATGCAGGACCCGTTCTACGCCTCCAGCGGGTACGCGGCGCCCCACGCCGTGCAGATGGCCGCCatggcgcagcagcagcaggccttcctgctgcagcagcagatgATGACGATGGCGgtggcaccgccgccggcggccgccgccgtccaccacCACCCGATGCCGATGCAGCAGAACCCCGCGAACCCGTTCGGCAACCCcttcgcccccgccggcgcccaccaCCCCTACGGCGCCGCCGGCATGCCGCTCCACGCCGGGCCCGGCAACGCCTACACGGGGCTCATCTAGCGTCAAATCCCCGGGCGGTTGGTTTCTTCTTGGTCGCATTGTTACGCGTAGCACGAGGTGCACACCATTCTTTTTGTCCAAGGTTTTCTTGTTGCCATTGTGAGGAGGAAATTTGTAGCAGCACACGGACAGGCACAGGGTAGAGTCGCAGTCGCTGGTCGTATAGCGTCGAGAGCTGGCTGGGGTGTATAGTAGAGAAGGTGATTTGTATGATACGTAGAGTTTGATCGTTTCTGATCATCATGTGCAGTGGAGAGTCGAAATTCTTGTTGCCAGGGGACACAGGAACACGTTGAAGGTTGGTATTGGATTATTCTTGGATATACGGAGTTGAATAACGCAACATTCTTTATACTAGTTGCAGTTGACTTTGTGAAAGTTGTCTCGTGCTCGTGCCTTTTGTTTGTGCTGCTAGACTGCTAGAGTGTGGCCCTCTCTTTTGTCGCTCCCCATGGCGTGCCGTGCGCTTCTCGAGTCTACGGTGTTTGGTTACCCCAGCTCCTAACTTTAACACTGataagattctccatcacatcaaactagtGTTAAAAGGAAGATTCTCcttcacatcaaacttgcggtacatgcatggagtactaaatgtagacgaaattaaaactaattgcacagttttgttgtaccttgcgagacgaatcttttgagtctaattagtcaatatttagacaataattcacaaatacaaacgaaacgctacagtgttggcacagtaattttgcatcttccaAATTGACCAACTAACAAGGCCTACTACTACTTCGCTGCCGACGCTTCGAACAGCCTTGACGCAACGAGATGGCCACGTCGAGAGACGCAACGCGGTGGTGGGAGATCGATCACATCAGTAATTCGCGTCACATCACCCGGGTCGGGgtcacgccgccggccggctcgAGCGActcggcagccgccgccgccgccgccggttggGCACCTGGCCTGGCCGGCACCCTCCCGCCCGAGCGCAGCCGCCGCCCGGGCACGCGCCAACAGCTGCTGCGCCCGCGCGCGATCCCCTCCAGAACGAACCCGTGCTCTCCCCTCAACAAACCAACAACTCGAACTCGAACCCGtgcgccgcacgccgccgagCGGGGCGCAACCCCAACACGCGAGGCCGGCCGAGGCCGGAACCGGAagcctctctctttctctctctgtcctccacctcctttcctcctccagCAGCCGCAGGTCGCAATCATTGCCCTCCCCCGCCAGAAGCCCACCTCACCCCCCACCCCACACCGCAAGCGAAAAGAAGGCTAGCAACTCCGCAGCAAAAGCAACCGCGAAAGCGAGCGCTGCGCttcggccggcgggcggggatGGCGCGCGGGCTGCGCGGCGTCCGGGACGACCTCTCGGAGCTGGGGCGCCACCTCCTCGACATCGCCTGTTTCCTGCACCCGCTCCTCAACCCGGCCCACACCGACTCCCCGCCGGCAACCCCCACggggccccgccgcgccgcgcgccgctccccgtcgccgcaccccgccgcggccccgccgtccccgtcgctcCTCGCCGGCATCCTCTCCGACCTCGCCGAGATCGGCGGCTCCCTCCGCGGCGGCTTCTCCCGCGCCGCGACCGCCCCCGCGCCCCAGCCCGACCacctccccgcctccgccgccgccgagtccCTGCAGGGTTCGGCCTCCCCGCCGGCTTCCCCACCTCCACCTGctactgctgccgccgccgccgcctcgcaggTACCCGATGATGTCGTGGGAGCAGCGCGCGCCCTCGCGGCGCGGCCCGAGGCGTGGATCGACTTCCCCGTGCTTGCCCTCGACGAAAGTAATTGATCTCTTCCCGATTGTGATACACGATTACTAGCTCCGCAAGTAACGCCATCTGCTTACGCAAATTGCACCTGTGATGTGGTTGCTTCGGGTGGTTTTCCTCGAGTAGGTTTAGAGGTTGCTGGATAAGTTGTTAATAGATTCTAGTGGAACTGAGAGGTGATGTAACTAGCTTAGGACTTCAACTAGGGCTATGGAGCCAGGAGATTGCTGCCGCAAAAGTATGCACCATGGGATAATGTTGCGTGAGCGTTAATGAACTTTGGGCTGTTTGATTGATGAGAGTATTGGTGGATGGGATGATCAGAATCTGAGAGAATGAATCGATCTAGCCTAGGTGATTTTCGATGTTCTGGATTTAGATTTTGGGGTTTTACAGCTGCTTTCCTTTTTTGCTCATAACTTAGATTGACTGTTAAGTTGCTTGGATAAGCTGGAAACAAATGGATAAAGTCTTATGGTGTGTAATATGCTTGGGTGTTGGGTGTTGGGTGTTTTGTCTTCTATGCTGTTTAGTACAGGTGTACAAAAGGTCTCAATGTCTCATGAAgtcattattttattttgtaCTTTTGTTCCATGTGGTATTAATGATTAATTGATTATGGATTGACTTTTTCTTATTAAATATAAGTCTTAGTATTAATTGAATACATTATCATGAATTTTTAGATTACTTTACTGTTTAACAGCTGTCGCTACTATATTTAGTAAATTGTTTAATGTTTACTTATAAATGGTAAAGatatcttttttttgtttaataGTAAATTGTTTAATTTCTGAAGAATGCAGGCTTATTACCGTGAGTTGTTTTACTCAGCTTCCTTTTGGGAGAATCATTTGTGACTGTTCTTTTTCTGTGCTATGAATTTTAATTGGTCTTTCAGTGCAATAACAATGTGTTTTATACTGTTTGCAGATTCTATAATCTCTGATATTCAAAGAGATCATTTGGAATCCATTGAAAAGCTCGTTCCAGATTTAGCATCTCTTAGGACTAGGCTCTGTCCTTCTTACATGGATGAAGATATATTCTGGAAGGTATACTTTAGGCTGCTTGAGTCAAACATAAATGAGCATAGTTCGGAGGTATGTTGGGACATCCACTTTCCATATATTGTTCTCTACTAGCACACTTTTGACTTTATTACACATTTTCTATGCTAGTTTTAGTTACATCAATTTCTGGTTTTGAACTGAGATGAAATTGCAGCATGGCCTTTCGCAAATGGAGCTGTATGCTAGATTAGTTTTGTTTCCCTTTTCAGTTGATCCAATACTAGGCACATGCTTCTACTATTATTATGGAAGGCTATACTCCCACATAAGTTAAAAAATGATATGCTTCCTCTTTTTAAGAAAAACACAGAAGGCTCCTATTCAGGAAGCCAAAATTAATAGAGAGTGTCATTCGCACCCCATCATTTTTTCTGTTCAAACTAGGGATATTATCACCTAATTCTGTTTACTTGCAAACTGTATTCCTGTCTTCACAACTCACAAATCACCATATGTAGCAGAGACTGTAATTCTCAAAGCATACAAAGGTTGAGCTGTTATTGTCTATACAATTGAGCTTCTAGTTTGGCTGCAAATGTTTAAGCATATAGCCATATAGGAGCATTGCTGACCTGACTTTATATAACTGTTGGTGTGATGTATTTTGCGCTAGACTTAATTTTTTTATGTGTTCTGGGACTAACATAAATAATGTCAGTCATATCAAACTGACAATCGGTGTGATCTATTGTCATAGCTCAGCAAATACTAGGATTCACTCTGATAGGCAAATTAAAACAGTAGACAGTAACAACAAGTTCATAGATCATATATATAATTTGGACAATAGCAGGCTGGAGGAACAGACATGGATAATGTATGCTGCAAAGATTCATCGTTATACAGATGGGAAGTGTATATCACATAGTGGCCACTCCAATGTCCAATATAAACTTTGCTTTGGTTATATCAGATAAAAATGTATTATTGCAGGACGAAAGTGGATCAAATCTCAGAGTTCATATTTTGCAGTGTCTTTTTAGCATGAATTTAAAGATCTTACATCTTCAATTAGTACTAAGATGTCAGAACTCAACAGAAGTGAAATGAACTCCATATAGATTACATGTATTAATGTAATAGCCTGCTAGAGTGAACCAATTTTCCATGCATACCATATTTAAATCTGGATATGGTAGTCTTTGGTACTATATGGGACCGTGTGTTGCAACTTGCATTTTGTCAGACTTGTAAAGTGGTTTTTGCAAGAGTCCGTTACTGTTGTTGGATTTGGTGATCTGGTAAGTTGCATAGCACACATTTCACCAATAGTAACTAGATCTTTTACTGGTATTGCTGCTTGCGGGCATTGTAATGTTCATTTCAATGAATTCTTTTTAGCCAGCACACATAATGTTTCCATAATGTTGATAGCTGTGCTTGTGTATTAGTGGATCTCTTGTTCATCTTATTCAATATTTTT
Above is a genomic segment from Setaria viridis chromosome 4, Setaria_viridis_v4.0, whole genome shotgun sequence containing:
- the LOC117852018 gene encoding uncharacterized protein, with the protein product MARGLRGVRDDLSELGRHLLDIACFLHPLLNPAHTDSPPATPTGPRRAARRSPSPHPAAAPPSPSLLAGILSDLAEIGGSLRGGFSRAATAPAPQPDHLPASAAAESLQGSASPPASPPPPATAAAAAASQVPDDVVGAARALAARPEAWIDFPVLALDENSIISDIQRDHLESIEKLVPDLASLRTRLCPSYMDEDIFWKVYFRLLESNINEHSSEEDNRSVPNSARHVNEIESDSPPHVCEIESVKSNQEGYQSSDGQALPKTRSERSIDQWVFAKSKSEESMDQWSEIPSDVESFREGKRYLSSEELSDVDSANVVVMDKYMDSLLSDRRNLPYASSSVRRDSVRRKPASSTDYSHRPPQPTPPASLSKKESWDVIEDSEFDILDS